A single region of the Vicia villosa cultivar HV-30 ecotype Madison, WI linkage group LG4, Vvil1.0, whole genome shotgun sequence genome encodes:
- the LOC131595786 gene encoding uncharacterized protein LOC131595786, whose protein sequence is MSSLGTSKGILEIAKFGVYVTVPIVLMYVYASNTDNTLHKFIGKKSYIEYPKDTQKPPPPEELREMAREIARKRNNP, encoded by the exons ATGTCGTCACTGGGAACTTCGAAGGGGATTCTAGAGATCGCCAAGTTTGGGGTTTACGTTACTGTACCCATCGTTCTTATGTACGTTTATGCTAGCAACACCGACAACACCCTCCACAAGTTCATCGGAAAA AAGTCTTACATTGAATATCCCAAAGATACACAAAAGCCACCACCACCAGAGGAACTTCGAGAGATGGCGAGGGAGATAGCTCGCAAAAGGAACAACCCCTAA
- the LOC131595785 gene encoding U-box domain-containing protein 44-like yields MVGLELIPIGTILAVLTSQVVRTASAAKDVLIDKESFNVLSKHLLDIAPVLKELQLQELNESQAARVALESLESDVKQASNLVEKYRNSGRFYLLMKCRSIVKEVEQVIRDIGRSLAALSLANTEVLSRISDQVNKLQSEMQRAEFEASQSQLDIVDKLNHGIKEQKLDQAFANNMLEEIARAVGVPVEPSEISKEIASIRWEKEEAANRKERAEVIFLEQIILLLSQADAASDYEEVKKQYFQRVQVIERYGSREKYIPPLNSFLCSITEAVMVDPVSLCTGTTCERSAIEAWFDDCNMIDPKTKEVLEDTTLRSNIRLRQSIVEWRELNYCFRIKSIRENLLSNFGLLLHESLSQMQALIRENPINKDWISIGGLTDIIISILGNSDSIDVKMNILITLKDAVEGHARNKEKVVESQGWGHIISCLHNDSRVIKEAIDLLYELLQDRSGWNRSFCKKISEHPSIVHYLVTILRGPVSDSTGIAEKILTKLFEIDEENISCAAKFGWYKALVDRMIQGSESSRMSMAKAIINFNLEESNLKLLGEKGVIPPLLEMLSGSIELKELSLSALVKLAGVHANKGIIAAYGGVPILLDLMFSLRTRAFISIKCFEILEKLSSSSDGIGFFIDGEGKQLELDTIITNLLALQQLPNSAQYFRKPALRALLGICKFETGLVKKAVLAAHGVSLILPLLDDSDSEIRETAISLLFLFSQHEPEGVVEYLFRPRRLEALVGFLENDENNDVQVAATGLLANLPKSERKLTMQLIDLGGLDAIINILKNGTMEAKENALSALFRFTDPTDINSQRDLVRRGIYPLLVKFLNTGSVTAKARAAAFIGDLSMSTPKLTVVSKSTFCRCFRPSRAPLCSAHGSVCNVNSTFCLLEANALPGLIKLLQEEVHATAYEAIQTLSTLVIEDFPQRGARVLHESNAMRPLLKILNWGSDSLKAEVLGLLEKVFVSKEMVEYYGSTARLRLFHLTGMNVYGDGHLRRKAARVLSLLERSSRSSSHSVSGVVLSENLRL; encoded by the exons ATGGTTGGATTGGAACTCATACCGATAGGTACAATTTTGGCTGTTCTAACCAGCCAGGTTGTGAGAACAGCTAGTGCTGCAAAAGATGTTCTTATCGACAAAGAAAGTTTTAATGTCCTTTCGAAACACCTGCTTGATATTGCACCAGTCCTAAAGGAATTACAGCTTCAGGAATTGAATGAGTCTCAAGCTGCAAGGGTTGCTCTGGAGTCTCTTGAATCAGATGTAAAACAAGCAAGTAACTTGGTCGAGAAGTACAGGAACAGCGGCCGCTTTTACTTACTTATGAAGTGTCGTTCCATAGTCAAGGAAGTTGAACAAGTCATTAGGGATATAGGAAGGTCTCTAGCTGCATTGTCTCTTGCAAATACTGAAGTCCTATCTAGAATTTCCGATCAAGTCAACAAACTACAGAGTGAGATGCAAAGGGCCGAGTTTGAGGCTTCGCAATCTCAGCTTGACATTGTTGATAAGTTGAACCATGGAATTAAGGAGCAAAAACTAGATCAGGCTTTTGCAAACAATATGCTCGAAGAGATAGCGAGGGCAGTCGGGGTGCCAGTGGAGCCTTCAGAGATCAGCAAAGAGATAGCCAGCATTAGATGGGAAAAAGAAGAAGCTGCAAACCGGAAAGAAAGAGCCGAAGTTATATTTTTGGAGCAGATCATTTTACTACTCTCTCAAGCTGATGCAGCAAGTGATTACGAAGAAGTTAAGAAGCAATATTTTCAAAGGGTTCAGGTAATAGAGCGATATGGTTCAAGGGAAAAATATATTCCACCACTTAATTCTTTTCTTTGTTCTATAACTGAAGCTGTTATGGTAGATCCTGTTAGTCTTTGCACCGGTACTACATGTGAGAGATCTGCCATCGAAGCTTGGTTTGATGATTGCAATATGATTGACCCAAAAACAAAAGAGGTTCTTGAAGATACAACTTTAAGGTCGAACATTCGGTTAAGACAATCCATAGTAGAGTGGAGAGAACTTAATTACTGCTTTAGAATAAAGTCTATCAGGGAAAACTTATTATCTAATTTTGGCTTATTATTGCATGAGTCCTTGAGTCAGATGCAGGCTCTCATAAGAGAGAACCCAATTAATAAGGATTGGATTTCTATAGGAGGGCTTACTGATATTATTATCTCCATCCTTGGGAATTCTGATTCTATAGATGTCAAGATGAATATCTTGATTACTTTGAAGGATGCTGTTGAAGGGCATGCAAGAAACAAG GAAAAAGTGGTTGAATCTCAAGGATGGGGTCACATTATTTCCTGCTTACACAATGACTCTAGAGTAATAAAGGAAGCAATTGATTTGCTCTATGAGTTGCTTCAAGACCGTTCTGGTTGGAATAGAAGTTTCTGCAAAAAAATTTCTGAGCATCCCAGCATAGTTCATTACCTTGTTACCATTCTAAGGGGACCTGTCAGCGATTCAACTGGGATTGCAGAAAAGATTTTGACGAAGCTTTTTGAAATAGATGAGGAAAACATTTCATGTGCTGCTAAGTTTGGCTGGTACAAAGCACTTGTTGATCGCATGATTCAAG gATCGGAGTCTTCAAGAATGTCAATGGCTAAAGCTATaatcaatttcaatttggaaGAATCAAATTTAAAACTCCTTGGCGAGAAAGGAGTTATACCTCCTTTGCTAGAAATGCTATCTGGAAGCATTGAGTTGAAAGAATTATCATTATCAGCATTGGTCAAACTAGCAGGAGTTCATGCCAATAAAGGAATTATTGCTGCATATGGAGGTGTCCCCATTCTTCTAGATTTAATGTTCTCCCTTCGGACACGGGCGTTCATTAGCATTAAATGCTTTGAAATCCTTGAGaagctttcttcttcttctgatggaATTGGTTTCTTTATTGACGGAGAAGGGAAACAACTCGAGTTAGACACCATTATCACCAATTTGCTAGCTCTGCAGCAGCTTCCTAACTCAGCTCAGTACTTCCGTAAGCCTGCATTGCGTGCTCTTCTCGGAATTTGCAAGTTTGAGACAGGTTTAGTTAAGAAGGCAGTTCTGGCAGCGCACGGTGTATCACTAATTCTTCCCCTTCTTGATGACTCTGACTCAGAAATCAGGGAAACTGCCATTagtcttctctttcttttctcgCAACATGAACCAGAAGGAGTGGTTGAATACCTCTTTAGGCCTAGAAGACTTGAAGCTTTAGTCGGCTTTcttgagaatgatgaaaataatgaTGTACAAGTAGCTGCTACTGGTTTACTAGCTAACCTTCCTAAATCCGAACGAAAACTCACTATGCAATTAATTGACTTAGGTGGCCTAGATGCAATTATAAACATTTTGAAAAATGGTACAATGGAAGCAAAAGAAAATGCTCTCAGTGCACTCTTTAGGTTCACAGATCCCACAGATATCAATTCACAGCGCGATTTGGTTAGACGGGGAATATATCCTTTGTTAGTAAAATTTCTCAATACTGGTTCAGTGACAGCAAAGGCAAGAGCAGCAGCATTCATTGGCGATCTTTCCATGAGCACTCCAAAGCTCACAGTTgtttcaaaatcaacattttgcaGGTGTTTTCGACCATCACGAGCTCCTTTATGCTCGGCACACGGAAGTGTTTGCAATGTGAATTCCACATTTTGTCTTTTGGAAGCAAATGCTCTGCCTGGCTTGATTAAGCTGTTACAAGAGGAGGTTCATGCAACTGCTTACGAAGCTATACAGACACTTTCCACATTGGTTATAGAAGATTTTCCTCAAAGAGGAGCTCGTGTTTTGCACGAGTCGAATGCAATGAGACCGctattgaaaattttaaactGGGGAAGTGATTCTCTTAAGGCAGAAGTTCTTGGACTCTTGGAGAAGGTGTTTGTCTCAAAGGAAATGGTTGAATACTATGGATCAACGGCTAGATTACGTCTATTCCATCTTACTGGCATGAATGTATATGGGGACGGCCACCTGAGGAGAAAAGCTGCCAGGGTACTGTCATTGCTGGAACGCTCTTCGAGATCGTCATCACATTCAGTCAGTGGAGTTGTGTTGAGTGAGAATCTACGCCTATGA
- the LOC131598265 gene encoding uncharacterized protein LOC131598265, with the protein MLRRVRKRWELHGIRPSWIGEEIFRELLKYWESDEFAAKSENAKKMRASEKGGCLNAVGSISTAEHVRRMTKELNRPPLMTELVARTRKKKTEAFVDNRTQKAMGITTSLLGRVMTTSTDAAIPALVVPTTIVVTAPVVVATIIWGITPEVELLTATTADLSFCEPSPSP; encoded by the exons atgctacgacgtgttagaaagcgttgggaacttcatggcatccgtcccagttggataggagaagaaatctttcgggaacttcttaaatattgggagagtgatgagtttgcggccaaatctgaaaatgcaaagaagatgagagcatctgaaaagggtggttgccttaatgctgttggaagtataagcactgcTGAGCATGTTCGACGcatg actAAGGAATTAAATAGACCACCACTTATGACCGAGCTGGTTGCGAGGACTCGGAAAAAGAAAACAGAAGCTTTTGTTGACAATCGTACACAAAAAGCTATG GGTATTACAACTAGCTTATTAGGTCGAGTGATGACGACTTCTACTGATGCGGCTATTCCTGCTCTGGTGGTCCCAACAACGATTGTAGTTACTGCCCCGGTAGTAGTTGCGACTATTATATGGGGTATAACTCCTGAGGTGGAATTGTTGACCGCTACAACGGCCGACCTCTCTTTCTGTGAGCCTTCACCATCTCCTTAA